From the Streptomyces sp. NBC_01216 genome, the window CCGGGTGCGTGATAGGTACCCGATATGTCGTTTTCGGGGAAGGCTCTGCTCCTGATCATGTCGATCGCCGTCGCGGCGCCGCTGCTGGCCTACTGGATCGGCCGCCGGATTCCCGTCCCGCTCGTCATCTTCGAGATCGCGCTCGGTGTCCTCATCGGCCCCGACGTCCTGGGCTGGGCGGAGGCGGACCCCCTGATCGACGGCCTCTCGGAACTCGGTCTCGCGATGCTGATCTTCCTCGCGGGCTACGAGATCGAGTTCGGGAAGGTCCGCGGGGACACTCTGAAACGCTCCGTCGGTGCCTGGCTGTGCGCCCTGGCCCTCGGGCTGGGCCTGGGCGTGCTCCTCGCGGACGGCTCCTTCGACAAGGGCGTCTTCATCGGGGTGGCCCTCACCAGTACGGCGCTCGGCACGGTGCTGCCCGTCCTGCGCGACGCGGGTGACCTCCAGGGCCGGTTCGGTTCGGTGGTGATGGCCTTCGGCGCGGTGGGGGAGTTCGGGCCGATCATCGCGATGGCGCTGCTGCTGAGCGGTCGCAACCCCGCTCGTTCGGCCGTACTGCTCGGGATCTTCGCCGCACTGACGGCGGCGGCGGTGTTCTGGGCGCTGCGCCCGCGCCCCCCGTGGTTCTCCGGCGTCATCGCCAAGACCCTGCACACCAGCGGACAGTTCGCCGTCCGCTTCGTCTTCCTGCTGCTCGCGCTCATGCTCGCGGCATCGGAGACGCTCGGCCTGGACGTGCTTCTCGGCGCCTTCGCGGCCGGTCTGATCACCCGTCTGCTGCTGACCGGCGCCGCCCCCGAGTCCGGTCCGGCGGTCCTGGAGAAGGTCGAGGCGGTCGGCTTCGGCTTCCTGGTGCCGGTCTTCTTCGTCGTCACCGGGATCGAGTTCGACCTCGACTCACTCCTCGACGGCGGTCGTACGCTCCTGCTCCTGCCCCTGTTCCTGCTGCTGTTCCTGGCGGTGCGCGGCGGGCCGCTGTGGTTCCTGGCACCTCGTGACTTCGCACGCGCGGACCGCGCCGGACTGGTCCTCTACGGTTCCACCGCCCTGCCGCTCGTCGTCGCCATCACCGCTATCGGGGTGAACGACGAGGCGTTGTCGGCGGCGGACGCGGCGGCTCTGGTCGGGGCCGCGATGGTGTCCGTGCTCGTCTTCCCGCTGCTGGCGCTGAAGCTCCGCGCCCGCGCCGGCGGCGGGAAGGCGCTGCCCGCAGACGCGGCGCGCGACAGGGTCGCCGGCTCGGAGTCGTGGTGAGCGGTCCGGGCCGGGTGGGGGCGGCGGGTGCGGGGGTGCCGGTCAGGCGGTGAGCTCCCGCGTGGCCGGAGCCGTCAGGTTGGCGTCGCGGATGACCGGGTCGAGGTAGCGCAGCAGGACCCGCTTCAGCTCCGCGGCGATGGCGTCGCGCTCGGGTCCCTCCGGCGCGGCGAGCACCAGGGTGAGTCCGCCCTTGAAGATCACGAACGTCATGTCGGCGATCCGGGACCGCTCCGCTGCGGGCAGCTCGGGCACGTACTGGCCGAGCAGGTCGCCGACCCGGGCGAGGAGCGAGGCGTGCAGCTCGTCGTGCTCCTCGGCGATCCGGCCGGGCACGTCGGAACCGTGCATCAGGGCGAGGAAGGCCGGGTTCTGGCAGTTGAACTCGATCAGCGGGTCGACGACCGCGTCCAGCAGCTCGGCCAGCGGCAGCTGGAAGTTCTCCGGGGTGAACGCCTGGCCGTGCGCCTCGCGCATCTCGTGCAGCAGGCGCTCGCCGAGCTCGACGGCGATCGCCTCCTTGTTCGGGAAGTACTGGTAGAGCGTGCCGGGGGAGACGCTCGCCTCGCGGGCGATCGCGTTGGTGCTGGCCGCCGTGTAGCCGTTCGTGCAGAAGACGTTCGCGGCGGCCTGCAGCAACTGCGCGATGCGGCGTTCGCCGCGTGCCTGGCGGCGCCGCGGCTTCGGTTCGGCGGTTCCCTCGGGCATGGCTGTCCCCAGCTTTCGTGGACACGTTTGACAAATGCGAGAGGTCGCTCGCATTCTTGTGGAACGCGAGCGATGACTCGCGTTTGCCAGTCTATGGCAATGGACGACCCATGCGGCCTGCCGGGAAGCGAGCGCACGGGTCACGGTGAAGGGGACACCGCGTCATGGCCGAAGTCAAGAACCCGGGATCCGCCCGCGGCGGGGGGTGGACCCGGTTCGTCACGGCCCGGCCGCGCCTCTCGCTGCTGGTCGCCCTGGTGATCACGGCGCTCGCCGTCCTCGCGGGCAGCGGGGTCGGCGATCACATGGGCAGCGGCGGCTGGGAGGACCCCGACGCCGAATCCACGTACGCCACCCAGGTGCTGGAACGGGAGTTCCCCGCCTCGCAGCCCAATCTGCTGCTCCTGCTCGACGCGGGGGCGCCCGGGGTCGACGACCCGTCCGTCACCGCGGAGGCCCGGCGGACGGTCGAGCGCCTCGCCGCCGAGCCGGGCGTGAGCGGCGTCGGCTCCTACTGGGCCACCGGATCGCCGGCCCTGCGCTCCGCGGACGGCCGGCAGGCCGTGATCGCCGCCCGGATCGAAGGGGAGGAGAAGGAAGCCGGTGAGATCCTCCAGCGGATCGCCCCCGCCTTCCGCGGGACGCACGGCCCGGTCGAGGTGACCGTCGGCGGGCCCCTCGCCGTACGGCACGAGATGCAGACGGTCATCCAGGAGGACCTGCTGCGCGCCGAGCTGATCGCCCTGCCGGTGACACTCGTGCTTCTTGTCATGGTCTTCGGAAGCGCCGTCGCCGCCCTGCTGCCGCTGGGCGTCGGCATCGTCGCCATCCTCGGCACCAACGCGGTGCTGCGCGGGATCACCGAACTCACCGACGTGTCGGTGTTCGCGCAGAACCTGACCACGGCGCTCGGGCTGGGACTCGCGATCGACTACGCCCTGTTCGTGGTCCGCCGCTTCCGTGAGGAGCTCGCCGCCGGAGCCGACACCCGCACCGCGGTGGGAGTCACCCTGCGCACCGCCGGGCGCACGGTCCTGTTCTCCTCGCTGACCGTGGCCGTCTCGCTCGCCGCCATGCTGGTCTTCCCGCAGTACTTCCTGCGTTCCTTCGCCTACGCCGGTATCGCGGTGGTGATGCTGGCCGCGGCGGCGGCGCTCATCCTGCTGCCCGCGGCGCTGATGCTGCTCGGCGACCGGATCAACGCCTTCGACCTGCGCCGGCTCCTCCGGCGCCGCGCGACCGCGAGGAGCGACGGAGGCGAGGGAACCGAGCGGGCGGGGGCCGCGGCCACCGGCGGCGGAGCGGGCTGGGCCCGCACGGCGGCACTCGTGATGCGGCGGGCTCCGGTCTTCGCCGTGGCCACCACCGCCGGTCTTGTGCTGCTGGGGCTCCCCTTCCTGGGAGTGAAGTTCGGTACGGCCGACGACCGGCAGCTGCCCGCCGCCTCCGAGTCGAGGGTGGTGCAGGACCAGCTGCGCGACGGCTTCCCGGGCAATCCGGGCGGCGGGCTGATCGTGCTCGCCGAAGGAGCGGCCACACCCGGCGAGTACGCCGACTACCGCGGGCGCATCGAGCGGCTGCCCGGTGTCGAGCGGGTCGACGGGCCGGTCGCCTCCGGTGACGGTGCCTACTTCACCGTGGTGCCGAAGGGCGAGGCCGTCGGCGAGGACGCGCAGCGCGTGGTGGGTGAGATCCGGTCGGCGCAAGCCCCCTTCGACACCTCCGTGACCGGCACGGCGGCCGTGCTGACCGACTCCAAGAACGCCATAGCCGAGCGGCTGCCCTGGGCGGCGGCGATCATCGTCGTGGTCACGCTCATCCTGGTCTTCCTGCTCACCGGCAGCGTGCTGATCCCGGTCCAGGCCGTCGTCCTCAACGCCCTCAGCCTCACGGCGATGTTCGGCGCGGTCGTCTGGGTCTTCCAGGAGGGTCATCTGTCCGGAGCGCTCGGTTTCACCGCCACGGGGGACATCGAGACGACGCTGCCGGTCCTGATGTTCTGCGTCGCCTTCGGACTGTCCATGGACTACGGCGTCTTCCTGCTCTCCCGCATCAAGGAGGAGTACGACGCCACGGGCGACCACGAGCACTCCGTCCGCTTCGGCCTCCAGCGCACCGGCGGACTGATCACCGCCGCCGCGGCGATCCTCGCCGTCGTGATGGTCGCCATCGGCACCTCCCGGGTGACCAACACCAAGATGCTGGGACTCGGAGTGGCGCTCGCCGTGCTGATGGACGCCATGGTCGTGCGCAGCCTGCTGGTACCGGCGGTGATGAAGCTGACCGGGCGCCTGACCTGGTGGGCCCCGGGCCCGTTGCGCCGCTTCCACGACCGCTTCGGGATCAGTGAGGGCGGCGACGCGTCGCCGGAGGAGCCGAAGGTGCTCGCCGACGCGGCGGCCGGGGCCGGGGAGCCCGCCCGCGACCGCGAACCGGTGGGCTGACCGGGCGGCGCCCGCGAGGGCGCCCCACCCGACCCGCTCGCCGCTCGCCCGGCGAGCGGGCCGGGCAGGCGAGCGGGTCGGGAGGTCAGCCGCGCCGGCTCCGGTTGCCCGGACGGTTGGCGACCCAGGTACGGATGGTGTCCGGGCGCCAGTAGGGCTTGCCCGACTCCACGTGGTCGGGCGGCGGCAGCAGTCCGTGCTTCCGGTAGGAGCGGACGGTGTCCGGTTGGACTCTGATATGCGCGGCAATGTCCTTGTACGACCAGAGCCTTCTGTCGGTCATGCGGGCACCTCCCTGCGCGCCTCGCAACGACGGCGGGGGTGCCGTTCGGGGGGTCTGTGGGGCGCGCGATGGCGATCACTGAGCCTGTGCCCGGTGAACGACACCCCCCGACCGGAGGAGAGCGCCTGTTGAACGTCTGTGACGGAAAGCCCGCGTCATGGAGACATGTGTGACGACAGCGGGACGGATGTGACGCAAGTGACGCACAGTCGTATCCGTTCCCGACCGTGGCCGTCCACCGTGCGGGTCCGCGCGGGAGCCCGCATGGTGGACGCCGCGCTCAGAGCCTGTCGGCCGAAGGTCACCCGACAGGCTCTCAGGCGCCGCAGGAGCGCAGGAAGCGGCGGGTGCGCGTCGCGATCGGATACGGCCGGTCCGGTGGGCACGGGTACATGTCCTGCTCCACGATGGCGAAGAGCTCGACGCCCAGGGCCTGCGCCGCGGCGAGCACCGGTTCCAGGGCCGGCACCCCGCCGGGCGGTTCGCACATCACTCCCCGCGCCACCGCCGGCCCGAACGGCACCTCGTCCGCCACGACCCCGGCCAGGATCTCCGGGTCGACCTGCTTGAGGTGCAGGTAGCCGATCCGCTCCCCGTACGTCTCGATCAGCCTGACGCTGTCGCCGCCGCAGTAGGCGTAGTGCCCGGTGTCCAGGCAGAGCGATACCAGGTCCGGATCGGTGGCGTCCAGGAAGCGGGCCACGTTCTCCTCGGTGTCGACATGGGTGTCCGCGTGCGGATGGAAGACGATCCGCAGGCCGTAGCGCTCCCGGACCTCCCGGCCCAGACGCTCGGTCAGTTCCGTCAGCCACCGCCACTGTGCGGCACTCAGCGTGCGGTCCTCCAGCACCGCACCGGTCTTGTCGTCCCGCCAGAAGGAGGGGATGACGACCAGGTGTCCGGCGCCCATGGCCTGGGCGAGGGAGGCGTTCTCGGCCACATGGGCCCAGGTCTTCTCCCAGACCGCCGGGCCGTGGTGCAGCCCGGTGAAGACGGTCGCGGCCGAGACGCCGAGGCCGCGACGGGCCGTCTCGTCGGCCAGGACGGCCGGATCGGTGGGCAGGTACCCGTAAGGACCGAGCTCGATCCACCGGTATCCGGCGCCCGCGACCTCGTCGAGGAACCGCCGCCACGGCACCTGACGCGGATCGTCGGGAAACCACACGCCCCAGGAGTCGGGAGCGGAACCGATGCGGATACGGGACAGTGGTGACGGCGTCGTCATACCAGCCACCTTGACCGGGGCCGCGGAACAGCGTCAAGACGGTCGTCCGAATGTAAGGACATGTCGTTGACAGGGCTCCGGAAGGGCGGCTAGACCTGGGTGCGGGGCCGCGGCGAGAGGTGACGCGCATGGAGACGGAGCCGGATACCGCGCCATACCGGGCGCCGCAGGCCGAGCCGTACGACCTGATCACGATGGGGCGCATCGGCGTGGACCTCTACCCCCTTCAGGTCGGCGTCCCGCTGGCCCGGGTCGAGAGTTTCGGGAAGTTCCTCGGCGGCTCGCCCTCCAACGTCGCCGTCGCGGCCTCCCGGCTCGGCCGCCGCACGGCCGTCATCACCCGGACGGGTGCCGACCCCTTCGGCGACTACCTGCACCGCGAACTGCGCGCGTTCGGTGTCGACGACCGCTGGGTGACGCCCGTGGCGGCCTATCCGACACCGGTCACCTTCTGCGAGATCTTCCCGCCCGACGACTTCCCGATCCATTTCTACCGGCAGCCCAAGGCCCCCGACCTGGAGATCCATCCGCACGAACTGGACCTCGCGACGATCCGCTCGGCGCGCGCTTTCTGGGTGACGGGCACCGGACTGAGCGCCGAGCCGAGCCGCACGGCCACCCTCCGCGCGCTGCGGGAACGCGACGGAGACGGCCTGACCGTCCTCGACCTGGACTGGCGGCCGGCACTCTGGGCCGACCCCACCGAGGCCGGACCGCTCTACCGGGAGGCGCTCCGGGAGGCGACCGTCGCCGTCGG encodes:
- a CDS encoding cation:proton antiporter: MSFSGKALLLIMSIAVAAPLLAYWIGRRIPVPLVIFEIALGVLIGPDVLGWAEADPLIDGLSELGLAMLIFLAGYEIEFGKVRGDTLKRSVGAWLCALALGLGLGVLLADGSFDKGVFIGVALTSTALGTVLPVLRDAGDLQGRFGSVVMAFGAVGEFGPIIAMALLLSGRNPARSAVLLGIFAALTAAAVFWALRPRPPWFSGVIAKTLHTSGQFAVRFVFLLLALMLAASETLGLDVLLGAFAAGLITRLLLTGAAPESGPAVLEKVEAVGFGFLVPVFFVVTGIEFDLDSLLDGGRTLLLLPLFLLLFLAVRGGPLWFLAPRDFARADRAGLVLYGSTALPLVVAITAIGVNDEALSAADAAALVGAAMVSVLVFPLLALKLRARAGGGKALPADAARDRVAGSESW
- a CDS encoding TetR/AcrR family transcriptional regulator; protein product: MPEGTAEPKPRRRQARGERRIAQLLQAAANVFCTNGYTAASTNAIAREASVSPGTLYQYFPNKEAIAVELGERLLHEMREAHGQAFTPENFQLPLAELLDAVVDPLIEFNCQNPAFLALMHGSDVPGRIAEEHDELHASLLARVGDLLGQYVPELPAAERSRIADMTFVIFKGGLTLVLAAPEGPERDAIAAELKRVLLRYLDPVIRDANLTAPATRELTA
- a CDS encoding MMPL family transporter — protein: MAEVKNPGSARGGGWTRFVTARPRLSLLVALVITALAVLAGSGVGDHMGSGGWEDPDAESTYATQVLEREFPASQPNLLLLLDAGAPGVDDPSVTAEARRTVERLAAEPGVSGVGSYWATGSPALRSADGRQAVIAARIEGEEKEAGEILQRIAPAFRGTHGPVEVTVGGPLAVRHEMQTVIQEDLLRAELIALPVTLVLLVMVFGSAVAALLPLGVGIVAILGTNAVLRGITELTDVSVFAQNLTTALGLGLAIDYALFVVRRFREELAAGADTRTAVGVTLRTAGRTVLFSSLTVAVSLAAMLVFPQYFLRSFAYAGIAVVMLAAAAALILLPAALMLLGDRINAFDLRRLLRRRATARSDGGEGTERAGAAATGGGAGWARTAALVMRRAPVFAVATTAGLVLLGLPFLGVKFGTADDRQLPAASESRVVQDQLRDGFPGNPGGGLIVLAEGAATPGEYADYRGRIERLPGVERVDGPVASGDGAYFTVVPKGEAVGEDAQRVVGEIRSAQAPFDTSVTGTAAVLTDSKNAIAERLPWAAAIIVVVTLILVFLLTGSVLIPVQAVVLNALSLTAMFGAVVWVFQEGHLSGALGFTATGDIETTLPVLMFCVAFGLSMDYGVFLLSRIKEEYDATGDHEHSVRFGLQRTGGLITAAAAILAVVMVAIGTSRVTNTKMLGLGVALAVLMDAMVVRSLLVPAVMKLTGRLTWWAPGPLRRFHDRFGISEGGDASPEEPKVLADAAAGAGEPARDREPVG
- a CDS encoding helix-turn-helix transcriptional regulator is translated as MTDRRLWSYKDIAAHIRVQPDTVRSYRKHGLLPPPDHVESGKPYWRPDTIRTWVANRPGNRSRRG
- a CDS encoding sugar phosphate isomerase/epimerase family protein encodes the protein MTTPSPLSRIRIGSAPDSWGVWFPDDPRQVPWRRFLDEVAGAGYRWIELGPYGYLPTDPAVLADETARRGLGVSAATVFTGLHHGPAVWEKTWAHVAENASLAQAMGAGHLVVIPSFWRDDKTGAVLEDRTLSAAQWRWLTELTERLGREVRERYGLRIVFHPHADTHVDTEENVARFLDATDPDLVSLCLDTGHYAYCGGDSVRLIETYGERIGYLHLKQVDPEILAGVVADEVPFGPAVARGVMCEPPGGVPALEPVLAAAQALGVELFAIVEQDMYPCPPDRPYPIATRTRRFLRSCGA
- the iolC gene encoding 5-dehydro-2-deoxygluconokinase; the protein is METEPDTAPYRAPQAEPYDLITMGRIGVDLYPLQVGVPLARVESFGKFLGGSPSNVAVAASRLGRRTAVITRTGADPFGDYLHRELRAFGVDDRWVTPVAAYPTPVTFCEIFPPDDFPIHFYRQPKAPDLEIHPHELDLATIRSARAFWVTGTGLSAEPSRTATLRALRERDGDGLTVLDLDWRPALWADPTEAGPLYREALREATVAVGNLDECEVATGEREPHAAARALLDAGVRLAVVKQGPAGVLALSADGACAEVRPLPVEVVNGLGAGDAFGGALAHGLLAGWGLERTLRWANAAGAIVAGRLACSPAMPCQDEITQALATGTGAVPERPASEDPAERAGPVPRTEDGARADRPVRTERAS